Proteins co-encoded in one Malus domestica chromosome 09, GDT2T_hap1 genomic window:
- the LOC103420237 gene encoding protein CLP1 homolog isoform X3 has product MIRNVLKNKPGVDVVKLQKSGGVVSRNAKFRQKSRSHRIREYFYGLANDLSPHSNIANFSEFSVFRIGGGPQAPRSALPIGAEPAADPTRLAPVNINRDLLHTVLAVSFAKEPDQIISRKTITYLAPSAGELPSKYLIAGTVTWLET; this is encoded by the exons ATGATCAGAAATGTACTAAAGAACAAGCCTGGTGTGGACGTTGTAAAACTTCAAAAATCTGGGGGTGTTGTATCCAGGAATGCCAAATTCCGTCAAAAATCCAGGAGTCATAGGATAAGG GAGTATTTCTATGGCCTTGCAAATGATCTCAGCCCACATTCTAATATCGCGAATTTTAGTGAGTTTTCTGTCTTTCGGATTGGTGGCGGGCCACAGGCCCCACGTTCAGCTTTGCCAATTGGTGCAGAGCCTGCTGCAGACCCTACAAGATTGGCGCCTGTGAATATTAACCGGGATTTGCTGCATACCGTTCTTGCTGTTTCATTTGCCAAGGAGCCTGATCAAATTATTTCTAG GAAGACAATTACGTACCTTGCACCATCGGCGGGGGAGCTTCCAAGCAAGTATTTGATTGCAGGAACCGTGACATGGCTTGAAACGTGA
- the LOC103420237 gene encoding protein CLP1 homolog isoform X1, giving the protein MIRNVLKNKPGVDVVKLQKSGGVVSRNAKFRQKSRSHRIREYFYGLANDLSPHSNIANFSEFSVFRIGGGPQAPRSALPIGAEPAADPTRLAPVNINRDLLHTVLAVSFAKEPDQIISSNVAGFVFVTDVDIQRKTITYLAPSAGELPSKYLIAGTVTWLET; this is encoded by the exons ATGATCAGAAATGTACTAAAGAACAAGCCTGGTGTGGACGTTGTAAAACTTCAAAAATCTGGGGGTGTTGTATCCAGGAATGCCAAATTCCGTCAAAAATCCAGGAGTCATAGGATAAGG GAGTATTTCTATGGCCTTGCAAATGATCTCAGCCCACATTCTAATATCGCGAATTTTAGTGAGTTTTCTGTCTTTCGGATTGGTGGCGGGCCACAGGCCCCACGTTCAGCTTTGCCAATTGGTGCAGAGCCTGCTGCAGACCCTACAAGATTGGCGCCTGTGAATATTAACCGGGATTTGCTGCATACCGTTCTTGCTGTTTCATTTGCCAAGGAGCCTGATCAAATTATTTCTAG TAATGTTGCTGGGTTTGTCTTTGTCACAGACGTCGACATTCAGAG GAAGACAATTACGTACCTTGCACCATCGGCGGGGGAGCTTCCAAGCAAGTATTTGATTGCAGGAACCGTGACATGGCTTGAAACGTGA
- the LOC103420237 gene encoding protein CLP1 homolog isoform X2, translating into MIRNVLKNKPGVDVVKLQKSGGVVSRNAKFRQKSRSHRIREYFYGLANDLSPHSNIANFSEFSVFRIGGGPQAPRSALPIGAEPAADPTRLAPVNINRDLLHTVLAVSFAKEPDQIISRRRHSEEDNYVPCTIGGGASKQVFDCRNRDMA; encoded by the exons ATGATCAGAAATGTACTAAAGAACAAGCCTGGTGTGGACGTTGTAAAACTTCAAAAATCTGGGGGTGTTGTATCCAGGAATGCCAAATTCCGTCAAAAATCCAGGAGTCATAGGATAAGG GAGTATTTCTATGGCCTTGCAAATGATCTCAGCCCACATTCTAATATCGCGAATTTTAGTGAGTTTTCTGTCTTTCGGATTGGTGGCGGGCCACAGGCCCCACGTTCAGCTTTGCCAATTGGTGCAGAGCCTGCTGCAGACCCTACAAGATTGGCGCCTGTGAATATTAACCGGGATTTGCTGCATACCGTTCTTGCTGTTTCATTTGCCAAGGAGCCTGATCAAATTATTTCTAG ACGTCGACATTCAGAG GAAGACAATTACGTACCTTGCACCATCGGCGGGGGAGCTTCCAAGCAAGTATTTGATTGCAGGAACCGTGACATGGCTTGA